In a genomic window of Acidobacteriota bacterium:
- a CDS encoding amidohydrolase family protein translates to MTRPGSTWAMAALVVLKGATLIDGTGEPPRPNAVVVVEEGRIVRVGDATSFPIPEGAEVKDLTGRFLIPGLIDMHAHVAILPPDERGRLKDHDDRTVSERVLKILLASGITTVRNPAAPAADGVALREAVRSGRIAGPRIFTAGEALNRA, encoded by the coding sequence GTGACGCGCCCCGGCTCGACGTGGGCCATGGCCGCCCTCGTCGTGCTCAAGGGGGCGACGCTCATCGACGGGACGGGGGAGCCGCCGCGCCCGAACGCGGTCGTCGTCGTGGAGGAGGGGCGCATCGTCCGCGTCGGAGACGCGACGTCGTTCCCGATCCCGGAAGGGGCGGAGGTGAAGGACCTCACCGGGCGCTTTCTGATCCCCGGGCTGATCGACATGCACGCGCACGTGGCGATCCTCCCTCCCGACGAGCGGGGCCGCCTGAAGGACCACGACGACCGGACCGTCTCCGAGCGCGTGCTGAAGATCCTTCTCGCCTCCGGGATCACGACCGTCCGGAACCCCGCGGCGCCGGCGGCCGACGGCGTGGCGCTGCGCGAGGCGGTGAGGTCCGGGCGGATCGCCGGCCCCCGCATCTTCACCGCGGGCGAGGCGCTGAACCGCGCC